One part of the Bacteroidota bacterium genome encodes these proteins:
- a CDS encoding KilA-N domain-containing protein: MTKSKIINVQGREIALISDKLNDYISLTDMARYRDAERSDYILQNWLRTRSTIEFCGLWEQFNNPNFNSIEFDGIRNQAGLNSFSLTPKRWIESTNATGIISKSGRYGGTFAHRDIAFEFATWISAEFKFYFIKEFQRLKADENDRLKLEWNLQRTLAKVNYTLHTDAIKEKLIPATLSKDKINFVYADEADLLNVALFGITAKQWREANTSAKGNIRDEATLEQLVVLSNMESINAVLIHQNLPQSERIKQLNSIAITQMKSLLGSKSIKKLK; the protein is encoded by the coding sequence CTCAATGACTATATTTCACTCACAGACATGGCACGTTACCGCGATGCAGAGAGAAGTGACTATATCTTGCAAAACTGGTTAAGAACTAGAAGCACCATTGAGTTTTGCGGGCTTTGGGAACAATTCAACAACCCAAATTTTAATTCCATCGAATTCGATGGAATTAGAAATCAAGCAGGTTTAAACAGCTTTTCGCTTACACCTAAGCGATGGATTGAATCTACAAACGCAACCGGGATCATATCAAAATCCGGGCGATATGGTGGTACTTTTGCTCATAGAGATATTGCCTTTGAATTTGCTACATGGATAAGCGCGGAATTTAAATTTTACTTCATCAAAGAATTTCAACGATTAAAAGCAGATGAGAATGATCGCCTGAAATTAGAATGGAACTTGCAACGCACTTTGGCAAAAGTGAATTACACCCTTCATACCGATGCTATCAAGGAAAAGCTTATTCCTGCGACGCTTTCTAAGGACAAAATAAACTTTGTGTACGCTGATGAAGCCGATCTTTTGAATGTCGCATTATTTGGCATCACAGCAAAACAATGGAGGGAAGCCAATACTTCTGCAAAAGGGAATATCAGAGACGAAGCCACATTGGAACAATTGGTTGTACTTTCAAATATGGAAAGCATCAATGCAGTATTAATACATCAAAATTTACCACAAAGCGAAAGAATAAAACAGTTAAATTCTATTGCCATTACACAAATGAAATCTTTGTTAGGAAGCAAATCCATTAAAAAACTGAAATGA
- a CDS encoding HAMP domain-containing histidine kinase, with product MLNRALESGMESKEDRLYIDSLFRQFMKYYNFNVDFSFDILHPASTTVQTAIGFGKTEADGQACYNQSMEEHATTHSWRLQLNTPHKDGFLANELLLPLALSIVLVAIVLILFILTVRKLFMEQFISTQTTALMNTMTHEFKTPITNIALAGKLLMKDAAGAPSDKLEHYVNVILEENDRLNRQVEQVLSMSALERGELKPDLEVVDLHHLLLDTVKRFALQVESKQGVIRTALNAQSSLVYADAMQLSNAIGNLIDNAIKYSKGAPEIDVKTMNEDSSIVLVLADKGIGIDKMYVKEVFYHYFRVPTGDIHNVKGFGLGLAYVRKVIELHNGEIILQSEPGQGTTFTIRIPLHDHAQ from the coding sequence GTGCTGAATAGAGCTTTGGAAAGCGGAATGGAAAGTAAGGAAGACCGACTGTATATTGATTCGCTGTTCCGGCAATTTATGAAGTACTATAATTTTAATGTAGATTTTTCATTTGATATCCTTCATCCTGCTTCCACCACTGTTCAAACAGCGATTGGTTTTGGGAAGACGGAAGCAGATGGGCAGGCATGTTATAACCAGAGTATGGAGGAGCATGCCACCACACATTCCTGGCGGTTACAATTGAATACACCTCATAAAGATGGATTTTTGGCGAATGAACTCCTCCTGCCGTTGGCCTTGTCTATTGTACTGGTCGCCATCGTCTTGATTTTATTCATCCTTACAGTCAGGAAATTATTCATGGAACAATTCATTTCCACTCAGACCACGGCATTGATGAATACGATGACGCATGAATTCAAGACGCCAATTACCAATATCGCATTAGCGGGAAAGTTGCTCATGAAGGATGCAGCCGGTGCTCCATCGGATAAATTAGAGCACTATGTCAATGTGATACTCGAGGAGAATGACCGCCTCAACCGTCAGGTAGAACAGGTGTTGAGTATGTCGGCATTGGAAAGGGGAGAGCTGAAGCCGGATTTGGAAGTCGTTGACCTGCATCACCTCCTGTTGGATACTGTGAAACGTTTTGCGTTGCAGGTAGAAAGCAAGCAAGGGGTGATTCGTACAGCGTTGAATGCTCAGTCATCATTGGTGTATGCCGATGCCATGCAACTCAGCAATGCCATTGGTAATTTAATCGACAATGCCATTAAATATTCGAAGGGTGCTCCGGAGATTGATGTGAAGACCATGAACGAAGATTCATCTATCGTGCTGGTGCTGGCGGATAAAGGAATTGGAATTGATAAAATGTATGTAAAGGAAGTTTTTTATCACTACTTCCGGGTACCAACAGGTGATATTCACAATGTCAAAGGGTTTGGATTGGGTCTGGCTTATGTCCGTAAAGTGATCGAATTGCATAATGGTGAGATAATTTTGCAGAGTGAACCAGGACAAGGAACTACCTTTACAATTAGAATTCCACTTCATGACCATGCGCAATAA
- a CDS encoding cation:proton antiporter — protein sequence MTLHRLGKFGSLFSNLVLIFILFESGTDLKIAEVKASFKESAGITTVGFFTTWITTFLLCKGIFDLPTLTCLFIGSALGGTSSAVVVGLVKKIPVLPKTSTTLIIESAETDVFTLAIPISILGLMITGQMEAHLVVSQFVSSLVMALLIGILGAFTWSFIINKIPTLKTTKFATPAFLFILYGLTEYLSFSGPLTALSFGIAIGNLQYFEPRLLENFIPNHSIVLPQDEKDFFSELVFFLRTFFFVFIGLSIQINRLDWLLWGAGITLVLFVIRIFAVKLVIGKNSPLLDKATISIMIPKGLGAAVIATLPLQQNHADGLIIQSICFSVILFSTVYCVILFTLLKRGITMPVYALLFGRDKMISPDESIPAK from the coding sequence TTGACCCTGCATCGTTTGGGAAAATTTGGATCCTTATTCAGCAATCTCGTTCTTATTTTCATTTTATTTGAAAGTGGTACTGACCTGAAAATTGCGGAAGTCAAAGCCTCTTTTAAAGAATCTGCGGGCATCACCACTGTAGGTTTCTTTACTACCTGGATCACCACCTTTCTTTTATGCAAAGGTATTTTTGACTTACCTACTCTCACCTGTCTTTTTATTGGATCGGCGCTTGGAGGAACATCCTCCGCGGTAGTGGTAGGTTTAGTGAAAAAAATTCCGGTGCTGCCCAAAACGTCCACTACGCTCATCATTGAATCGGCAGAAACCGATGTTTTTACCTTGGCTATCCCTATCAGCATTTTAGGATTGATGATCACCGGACAAATGGAAGCTCATCTCGTCGTTTCACAATTTGTTTCTTCACTGGTAATGGCTCTGCTTATTGGAATTCTAGGAGCCTTTACCTGGTCCTTTATCATCAATAAAATTCCAACGCTCAAAACGACAAAATTCGCCACTCCAGCCTTTTTATTTATACTTTACGGCTTAACAGAATACCTGAGCTTTAGTGGTCCTTTAACAGCTCTTTCATTTGGGATTGCGATTGGTAACCTTCAATACTTTGAACCCCGACTTCTGGAAAATTTCATTCCCAATCACAGTATTGTTCTGCCACAGGATGAAAAAGATTTCTTCAGCGAACTGGTATTTTTTCTTCGCACCTTCTTCTTCGTTTTCATCGGACTAAGTATCCAGATTAACCGTCTGGACTGGCTACTTTGGGGAGCCGGAATAACGCTGGTCTTATTTGTTATTCGAATCTTCGCTGTAAAATTGGTGATTGGGAAGAACTCACCCTTACTTGACAAAGCAACGATCTCTATTATGATTCCAAAAGGGTTGGGTGCTGCAGTTATTGCAACATTACCCTTACAACAAAATCATGCCGATGGATTAATCATACAGTCCATTTGCTTCTCAGTAATTCTTTTTAGCACCGTTTATTGCGTAATCCTTTTCACCCTATTAAAACGCGGAATTACAATGCCGGTATATGCCTTATTGTTTGGTCGTGACAAAATGATCTCTCCTGATGAATCAATCCCCGCTAAGTAA
- a CDS encoding response regulator transcription factor, translating to MTMRNKILLAEDDHHLGNLLSDYLQSEGFVVSLYRDGEAALVALNQNAFDLCLLDVMMPRLDGFSLARAIRSKDKKIPVIFITAKSLKEDKLKGYETGADDYITKPFDEEELLWKIKAFLRHAPDLNASSTPPVVAIGKYKFDFNNQLLILEEHSRRITEKESEILHYMQSHRNKVIKREELLTALWGENDYFLGRSLDVFITKIRKYLKEDGEISIENVFGVGFVFNVKSAE from the coding sequence ATGACCATGCGCAATAAAATACTTCTTGCTGAAGATGATCATCATCTGGGAAATCTGCTTTCAGACTATCTGCAGTCAGAAGGATTTGTAGTAAGCCTCTACCGTGATGGAGAAGCTGCATTGGTAGCATTGAATCAAAATGCCTTTGATCTTTGCTTGCTGGATGTGATGATGCCCCGCCTGGATGGATTCTCATTGGCACGCGCCATCAGAAGCAAGGACAAAAAGATTCCGGTTATATTTATTACGGCGAAATCATTGAAGGAAGATAAGTTGAAAGGTTATGAAACAGGAGCAGACGATTATATTACCAAACCTTTTGACGAGGAAGAACTCTTATGGAAGATAAAAGCATTTCTTCGTCATGCTCCCGATCTGAATGCAAGCAGTACTCCTCCGGTAGTAGCCATTGGAAAATATAAATTTGATTTCAACAATCAACTGCTCATCCTGGAGGAACATTCTCGCCGCATTACTGAGAAGGAAAGTGAAATTCTGCACTATATGCAATCCCATCGAAACAAGGTGATCAAACGGGAGGAATTACTGACCGCGCTATGGGGCGAGAACGATTATTTTCTCGGTCGCAGCTTAGATGTCTTTATTACCAAAATACGTAAATACCTGAAAGAGGATGGGGAAATCAGTATAGAAAATGTATTTGGTGTCGGATTTGTGTTTAATGTGAAGTCCGCTGAATGA
- a CDS encoding CvpA family protein, which yields MNYLDFILAVPLVWGAYKGYQRGIVFEIAMLIGVVLGLYLAFKVSSLFEGAVSKMLDAQGSTLQYLTFFIVFIAVVLIMILLAKFMEGILKIGNLNVFNKIAGAFFGMLKFALVVSVVLSVFRPVDAQLGLLSAKTKSESYLYQPVISVSQYLFPALKDVQQEFSKHVN from the coding sequence ATGAACTACTTAGATTTCATTCTTGCCGTACCACTTGTTTGGGGAGCATACAAAGGTTACCAGCGCGGAATCGTTTTCGAGATTGCGATGCTGATCGGCGTGGTGCTCGGACTTTATTTAGCATTTAAGGTCAGCAGTTTATTTGAAGGTGCTGTGAGTAAAATGCTCGATGCACAAGGAAGTACATTGCAATACCTCACCTTCTTCATTGTCTTCATCGCTGTGGTGCTCATCATGATCCTGCTCGCGAAATTCATGGAGGGAATTCTTAAAATCGGTAACCTGAATGTCTTTAATAAAATCGCCGGTGCCTTCTTCGGGATGCTGAAGTTCGCATTGGTTGTTAGTGTAGTCTTATCGGTATTCCGCCCCGTGGATGCGCAGTTGGGATTACTCTCTGCCAAAACGAAATCTGAATCGTATCTGTATCAACCGGTCATCTCCGTGTCGCAATATCTCTTCCCTGCATTGAAAGATGTACAGCAGGAGTTCTCGAAACATGTGAACTAA
- a CDS encoding T9SS type A sorting domain-containing protein, with product MKNILQGLTIAFAFLTVSTHAQLWTPITSGTTRNLNTIHFPSSSVGYIGGDDSLLLKTTDGGLTWNPVNYSGITFVGTDDDILNLQFLSDSIGYLTAGPYSGSYKTVDGGLNWTLNTLAGNNCYNQGLFFFDPDNGFIGGSGCFQGELISRLSGGVWSPATMNSSTLDAQNMIVDIDFFDAQLGLAASKSGLIFRTTDGGLNWDSIPSHPNMNPVTSVLLINDTLAYAGYKALSLGFGLYISTDGGLTWAEDLNSATFFYPDFLTLHQSGSGEIFTGGYSQGSQTGLIFRSPGDITTWNYDAVDQQINDISSYNDSTVFAVGDSGYIAVNKILTGLPFIEPNSTALKVEIFPNPAHQYIHLQLPEGFDSKGAMVSIHSMGGQLISSTAFNTSIDISTLSSGEYVIEVSRKNKIAFGKLIVD from the coding sequence ATGAAAAACATCCTACAAGGCCTCACCATCGCATTTGCTTTCCTGACTGTTTCAACACATGCGCAACTCTGGACTCCAATCACCAGCGGCACCACCCGCAACTTAAACACCATTCACTTTCCTTCTTCTTCTGTCGGATATATTGGTGGTGATGATAGTTTGCTTTTAAAAACCACCGACGGGGGACTTACCTGGAATCCGGTGAATTATTCGGGTATCACCTTCGTTGGAACAGATGATGATATTTTAAATCTACAATTCCTTTCTGACTCCATTGGCTATCTTACCGCAGGACCTTACTCCGGTTCGTACAAAACAGTAGATGGAGGATTGAACTGGACGTTGAATACACTTGCAGGAAATAATTGTTACAATCAAGGACTATTCTTCTTTGACCCGGACAATGGTTTCATAGGTGGATCGGGATGTTTTCAGGGAGAACTTATTTCGCGGCTATCGGGTGGAGTATGGAGTCCGGCTACGATGAACAGTTCCACCTTGGATGCACAAAACATGATCGTGGATATTGATTTCTTCGATGCACAACTCGGTTTAGCTGCCAGTAAAAGCGGACTCATTTTCCGAACTACTGACGGAGGATTAAACTGGGATAGTATTCCCTCTCATCCTAATATGAATCCCGTAACATCTGTATTACTGATCAATGATACTTTGGCATATGCCGGTTATAAAGCGTTAAGTTTAGGATTTGGCTTGTACATTTCCACCGACGGAGGCTTAACATGGGCTGAAGATCTCAATTCCGCTACTTTTTTCTATCCTGACTTTCTCACCTTACACCAAAGCGGAAGTGGAGAGATTTTTACAGGTGGATATTCACAGGGATCACAAACCGGATTGATTTTCAGGAGTCCGGGCGATATCACTACCTGGAATTACGATGCAGTAGATCAGCAAATCAACGATATCTCCTCCTACAATGACTCTACTGTTTTTGCAGTGGGTGATAGCGGATACATTGCGGTAAATAAAATATTAACCGGTCTTCCATTTATTGAACCCAATTCAACTGCATTGAAAGTGGAGATTTTTCCAAATCCTGCCCATCAATACATACATTTGCAACTACCGGAGGGGTTTGATTCGAAAGGGGCGATGGTAAGCATTCACTCCATGGGGGGACAATTAATATCCAGTACTGCCTTTAACACAAGTATTGATATCAGCACGCTTTCTTCCGGCGAATATGTAATCGAAGTCAGCCGAAAAAATAAAATTGCTTTCGGAAAATTAATAGTTGATTAG
- the nhaA gene encoding Na+/H+ antiporter NhaA gives MNQSPLSKLFSEFFESEKSGGILLICCTAISLLLANSAFQESYLEFWNYEFNDHTIAHWINDGWMAIFFLLIGLELEREIYQGELSSLKNASLPLFSALGGMLVPAGLFLLFNFGTSTQAGAGIPMATDIAFAIGILSLLGNRVPVSLKILLTALAVIDDLGAIIVIALFYTSTIVYMNLIIALVIFGLLLLFNRLKIYYLLPYLIGGVAMWYFMLHSGVHATITGVLLAFALPFGDGGEKSPSYILQHWLHKPVAFIILPVFALANTCITIPEGWQDGLTQVNSLGIFTGLIVGKPIGIFLFGFIACSLGLCVLPEDLNWKKVIGVGLLAGIGFTMSIFITLLAFTDSGMITQSKIAILIASLVAGTLGYIWLSVTLPKENKR, from the coding sequence ATGAATCAATCCCCGCTAAGTAAACTCTTCTCTGAATTCTTTGAAAGTGAAAAATCGGGTGGCATACTACTCATTTGCTGCACGGCCATTTCGCTTTTATTGGCCAACTCTGCTTTTCAGGAAAGTTATTTAGAATTCTGGAATTATGAATTCAATGATCATACAATAGCACATTGGATCAATGATGGATGGATGGCGATATTTTTTCTATTGATAGGTTTGGAGCTGGAGCGGGAAATATATCAAGGAGAACTTTCCAGTTTAAAAAATGCCTCCCTGCCCCTATTCTCCGCTTTAGGTGGAATGCTTGTTCCTGCGGGATTATTTCTTCTCTTCAACTTCGGAACCTCTACACAAGCAGGAGCGGGTATCCCCATGGCTACTGATATAGCATTTGCGATCGGAATACTTTCATTACTTGGAAACCGCGTACCTGTTTCACTAAAAATTTTACTAACTGCCTTAGCCGTCATTGATGACCTGGGTGCAATTATAGTGATCGCACTGTTTTATACGAGTACCATTGTTTATATGAATCTGATTATTGCACTGGTCATCTTCGGATTACTGCTTCTTTTTAACCGTCTGAAAATATATTACCTTCTCCCTTACCTCATCGGTGGTGTCGCGATGTGGTACTTCATGCTGCATTCCGGTGTTCATGCCACCATCACCGGTGTGCTGTTGGCATTTGCTTTACCCTTCGGTGACGGTGGAGAAAAATCACCATCTTATATTCTTCAGCACTGGCTTCATAAGCCGGTTGCATTTATTATTCTGCCGGTATTTGCCCTTGCCAATACTTGTATCACTATTCCGGAAGGATGGCAGGATGGGTTGACGCAAGTGAATAGTCTTGGAATTTTTACCGGACTGATTGTAGGAAAGCCGATCGGAATATTTCTCTTTGGATTCATTGCCTGCTCGCTGGGACTATGTGTTTTGCCTGAGGACCTGAATTGGAAAAAAGTAATCGGTGTTGGCCTCTTAGCAGGTATTGGATTTACCATGTCCATTTTTATTACACTCCTTGCTTTCACTGATTCCGGAATGATCACGCAGTCAAAAATCGCTATTCTTATTGCATCATTGGTGGCGGGAACCCTGGGGTATATATGGCTTTCCGTTACACTTCCGAAGGAAAATAAAAGATAA
- a CDS encoding helix-turn-helix domain-containing protein, with translation MIPIHDLEEHEKKEIRMIELDKQLKNDAVEPHRHHYYECFVFLKGGGTHTVDFVEFPIVAHSIHIVTPGQVHKVKRKINSTGFVFLFDLLHFDQDKRIEQLLFDHTCFDVNEFSPGYHFDIGFGEELKYISTKAWKEFNSKGPLKNQIVLNQLTLLLLYCLRLRGNTSTEERGKHAGLYSAFRRLMHNEYKNLKKVKDYAATLNVTEKYLNDEVMQKCGETVSAVINRHIILEAKRLLNTGVSAKEVGYELNFTDPAHFSKFFKAQTGLSPSEFKNIQE, from the coding sequence ATGATCCCCATCCACGACCTTGAAGAACACGAGAAAAAGGAAATAAGAATGATTGAGCTGGATAAACAGTTGAAGAATGATGCTGTTGAACCCCACCGTCATCATTATTATGAGTGCTTTGTGTTCTTGAAGGGTGGCGGGACACATACTGTCGATTTTGTGGAGTTTCCGATTGTTGCGCATTCGATTCATATTGTTACGCCCGGACAAGTCCATAAAGTAAAACGGAAAATAAACTCGACAGGCTTCGTATTTCTTTTTGATTTATTGCATTTCGATCAGGATAAACGCATCGAGCAATTATTATTTGATCATACCTGTTTTGATGTGAATGAATTTTCGCCGGGTTATCATTTTGATATCGGTTTTGGAGAGGAATTGAAATACATCTCCACCAAAGCCTGGAAGGAATTTAATTCCAAAGGTCCTTTGAAAAATCAAATTGTGTTGAATCAACTGACTTTGCTCCTGCTCTATTGTCTGCGGTTGCGGGGGAACACCTCTACAGAAGAGCGTGGAAAACATGCCGGACTCTATTCGGCGTTCAGGAGGTTGATGCATAATGAGTATAAAAACCTCAAGAAGGTCAAGGACTATGCCGCCACTTTAAATGTTACGGAGAAATACCTGAATGATGAGGTGATGCAGAAATGCGGGGAGACGGTGAGTGCAGTCATTAACCGGCATATCATTCTTGAAGCAAAGCGGTTGTTGAACACCGGGGTGTCGGCCAAGGAAGTAGGCTATGAACTGAACTTCACGGATCCTGCTCATTTCAGTAAGTTCTTCAAAGCACAAACCGGACTTTCTCCCAGTGAATTTAAAAATATACAAGAATAA